The genomic interval GCGCTTCAACTTGTTCCCGCATCGGACCGCACTTGAGAACGTCGTCGAGGGGCCGCTGTATGTGAAGCAGGAGCCGCGCGCGCAGGCGCTGGAACGCGGCCGCGCGCTACTCGCGCAGGTGGGCCTCGCAGAAAAGGCCGACGCCCATCCGCCGCAGCTTTCCGGCGGCCAGCAGCAGCGCGTGGCGATCGCGCGGGCGCTCGCGATGCAGCCGAAAGCCATCCTGTTCGACGAGCCGACCTCGGCGCTCGATCCCGAGCTGGTCGGCGATGTTCTCTCGGTGATGCGCAAGCTCGCCGACGACGGCATGACCATGGTGGTGGTGACCCACGAGATGGGCTTTGCCCGCGACGTCGCCGACCGCGTGCTGTTCATCGACGGCGGCGTCATTGTCGAGCAGGGGCCGGCAAAGACCGTGCTCAATCAACCCCAGCATCCGCGCACGCAGGACTTTTTGCGCCGCGTGCTGCATCCGCTCTGATGGTCTTGCCATGACCGCGCCCGCCCGCCTTCCGCTGCCGCCTTCGCTCTATGCCGACACTGCCGTTGCGCCGGTGGCGACGCCGCCACTCGATACGGACAAGAACGTTTCGGTCGCTATCATCGGCGGCGGCTACACCGGACTTTCCACCGCGCTGCATCTGGCGGAGCAGGGTGTCGAGGCTCTCGTGCTGGAGGCGCAGGAGCCGGGATGGGGCGCCTCCGGTAACAATGGCGGCCACACCAATCCCGGGCTGAAGCACGACCCCGACCAGATCGAGGCCGACTTCGGCACCGAGCTTGGTCGTCGCATGATCGAGTTCTCCTATGGCACGACCAATTTCACCCACGATCTGATCCGCCGCTACCAGATTCCTTGCGAGGCGCGGCAGAACGGCACCTTGCGCGCCGCTTATAACGAGGCGAGCGCCGCAGGCATTGAGAAGACCGCCGAGCAATGCATCCGCCGCGGCATGCCGGTGACGCTGCTGAAAGGCGACCAACTGCGCGAGATCACCGGCACCGACCGCTATCTCTGCGCCATGTTCGACGCGCGCGGCGGCGATCTGCATCCCCTGAGCTACGCCCGTGGCCTTGCGCGCGCGGCGATGTCGGCGGGCGCAAAGGTCCATGGCGAGACGCCGGCGTTGTCGCTCCGTCGTGAAGGCGGCCGCTGGCGTATCGAGACGCCGCGCGCGATTGTGCATGCGGAAAAGGTGCTGCTCGCGACCAACGGCTTTACCGACGATCTCTGGCCTGCGCTCCGCCGCACCATCGTGCCGGTGTTCTCCTCGATCGCCGCCACCGCGCCGCTGTCGGATGAGGTTGTCCGCACGATCATGCCGACGCGCTCGGTGCTCTACGAGAGCGGCCACATCACCGTCTATTACCGCATCGACCAACGCAATCGCCTCCTGATGGGCGGGCGCGGGCCGATGCGCTGGATCAACTCGCCGTCCGACGTCGCCTATCTCATGCGCTATGCGGAGCGGCTGTGGCCGCAGCTCAAAGGCGTCGCCTGGACCCACGGCTGGAACAGCCGGCTCGCCATCACCAAGGACCACTATCCGCATGTGCATGAGCCCGCGGAAGACATCCTGATCTCGCTCGGCTGCAACGGCCGCGGCGTCGCGCTGTCGACTGCGATGGGCAGCCAGCTCGCCCGCCGCCTCATCGGCGGCGCCAAGGCTGAGCTCGACATGCCCATCACAGGCATCAAGCCGATCCCGCTGCACGCCTTCTGGCCGGTCGGGGCGACCACCGCCGTGATCGCCGGCCGCGTGCGCGACAGGTTGGGGATATGAGCTTCGCCGTGCCGGCCAGCCCCTGTCCGGCACGGCGACTGCCCTCGCGCGTGTCTGCTCAGGCGGCGCGAGGAAGGTGCATCTTGGCGATGGCCTGCTCCTGGACGGTGACGTGCACGCTATCGATCGCCTTGGCGAATTTGGCGGCGATCTTCTTCGCGGCGACTTCCTTGGGGTGGAGTTCGTCGTACCATTCCGTCTTCTTGACCGTGCCGCGCAGGTCGAGATGGATGAAGACGTCGCCGTACTTGGCCGCGAGTGCCTTGAGCCGCGAATTGTAGGCGTCGATCATGATGCGGATGATCGCCTGGCACAGACTTGCGTTGAACGCGGGATCGAGGCCCTGATACTCCATCGGCGAGCCCATCCACGGGCCATGCGGACGCGGGATGACGTAGTCGTAGCCGTGCATGATGATCTTCTTGTTGGCATGCCGCGCCGCCATCGGCTTGATCAGGCCGGTCTCGAGGTTGCCGATGATGTCGGCCAGATTGTCGTAGAACTCGGGCTTCACATAGTACGGGGCGTCGGACGGCTTGGTCATGTCGGGGTCGAACAGGTTCAGGAAGCTCGCCAGGCCGCCATTGCCGAGCACGTCGTTTCCGCCAGCCGAGAACAGCAGCAAGTCGGCGCCGCCGTCGATGTAGGGCCAGAACTGGCTCGCCAACAGGATTTCATCGAGCGTGTCGCCCCAATGGGCGAGATTGGTGTTGGGGTAGCCGGTCTGCTGGAGAAAGTCGATGCAGGTCTTGGGAAATGGAAAGATCTGCGGCAGGCGAAACCAGGAATCGCCTTCCGCGACGATCTGGCGACCGGCCGCTTTCGACTTCGCGACCTGCTTGCGCGCCGGCGCCTTGGGAACGTGCCGAACGAGCAGGTTGGCGTCGTGCGCCAGGGACTCGGCATTCGTGACATCGACATAGTCGGTGTTGATGTAGGTGTTGAAGTCGAACGGCTGGTGGACGTTCGGTTCGACGATGAAATAGGTTCGGGCCTCCTGCGGCGTGAGCTTGCCCGTCTGGATGCGGTCGACCAGTTGAGCCAGAGAAATCCGCTTTGCCATTCGCGTCTCCGAAATCATTGTTTGGAAAATGAGAGGTTGGAAGCACTGCCGAGAATCGACCCGGGGATGCGACAAAGCGTCCTCTGCGCCACGCTCGTCCCGTACCCCCATCGCGCCCGAGGCCGCGAGATTGCGGCCAGGATCGAACGTGTAGGGATGTGGCAACGTCGTCGTGAAATCAGCGTGAATTGGGGTTCCACGAACGCCGCCCGGCAGCCGGAAGGGCGGATGATCGGAAACGCCGGTCGCCGTCAGTTGGGGACGAGCGCGCACGCTGCGGCCATCCGAACATCCGCGTGGCGCGAACATCGCGGACCGGCTGCGGATCTAAAAAAGAAAACGCTGCCCGCTTGCGGACAGCGCTCTCTCGGCAATGTTCAGAGAATTCAGCAGCGGCCCTGCTTCCACAGGCCGGGCGGGCAACCCATGCCACGCCAGCCGACCTTGCGCCCGTGAGACCATCCCGGCGGGGTGCCGTGGTGGTGATGGCCCATCGCGTGGCCACGACCGTGGCCGTGACCGTGACCATGTCCGCCCTTGGCGAACGCAGGGTTGGCCACCGTGAGGCCGGCCGCGACAATCAGCGACGCAGCGAGCGCAAGTTTCTTCATCAAGTCCTCCGTTTGGGCGAGCGCACTTGTCCGTTCAATGAACTGACGTGGTGCAGCTTAGTTCCCTGCAAATGTGGAGGAGTCATGACGCTCGGCGCTCAGCCCTCGACGACTGCATCGCTCCATGGTTGAAAGACGTCGACTGCGCCGCTGTTGATATCGCCCTCGCGCATCACGACGCTTGGGCAGGCAAACTTCATCGGCAGGGTCTGCACCTGCGCCTCCTCATAGTCGAAGCTCGCGGCGAGCGCCTTGCGTGCGTTCGCCGGTAGGCGCGCGTCGCCAATCACGACCGCGCCCTCGCTGGCATCGATGCGCGGCTGATGGATCGCAGCGTCGAGGTCCATGCCAAAATCCATCGCAAAGGAGACGAGCTGCATCACCGCCGGCAGGATGCGCCGGCCGCCGGAGGCGCCGACCGCGAGCCGCTTGCCGTCCTTGGTCTCGGCGAGGACAGGCGTGTAGTTGCCGAGGCAGCGCTTGCCCGGTGCGAGCGAATTGGTCGTGCCCGGCGTCGGGTCGAACCACATGATGCCGTTGTTCATGGGAATGCCGGAATGCGGCGTCACATATTTCGAGCCGAAGGTCGAGAGCAGGGTCTGCGTCACCGCCGCCATGTTGCCGTGGCGGTCGACGACGGAGAAATGCGTGGTGCAGCTCGGCGCGAGGTGCTCGGCGCCGAGCGAACGCTTGCCGTCGGCATCGCCCATGTCCTTCAGCCGTTCGCGATAGGCCGATTGCAGCGCGTTGGCATATTCGACATAGGCCGCCGCATCGGGCGCGCCGTCCGGCTTCAGCTTGTCCTGCAATAGGCGTAAAGCATGCGCCATGGTCGGGCCCGCCGTCAGCTCCGGCGTCGCGTAGACGTTGCCGCCGCGATAGGGGATCGCGAGCGGCTCGCGCAGATGCGCGCGGAAGGCGGCCAGATCCTCGACCGACAGCGAACCGCCATCCGCCTTGATGTCGGATGCGATGCTGCGGGCGAGATCGCCCTGGTAGAAATCGCGCGGGCCTGCGGTGGCGAGATGCGCCAGCGTCGTCTGCAATCGCGGTTGCGGCAGCCGCGTCTCCGCCTTGATACCCCAGGGTGCGTTCGGCGGCAGGCCGTCTCTCAAAAACGTCTCGGCGCTTGCGGGATAGCGCCGCAGGTCGACGGCGGTGCTCGCGATCATCAATGTCGTCCACCAGTCGACCAGCAGGCCTTCGCCGGCGATCGTCGCGGCCGGCGCCACCAGATCCTTCCACGGCAGTTTTGCGTGGCGGCGGTGCGCTTCTTCCATGCCGGCGACGACGCCGGGCACCGCGATCGAGCCGGGACCATGCAAATTGCGATCGTCCTTCACCCGCGCCCAGGGGAAGAGATCGGAGGCGGCACCCTGGCCGGTCACCGGATAGTCCTCGATGCGCAGGCTTTGCGGCGCGCGCATGCCGTAGTCGATCACCTCATAGCGATTGTCGCTGGCGCGATAGAGCACCATCGCGCCGCCGCCGCCCATGCCGCTCATCCACGGCTCCAACACGTTCAATGCAAAGGTGGTCGCAATCACCGCGTCGATGCAATCGCCGCCCGCCGCCAGCACCTCCGCACCGACCTCGGCCGCCCTGCGCGATTGCGCGGCGACGATGCCACCTTTGGCGCGGCGGGCGGGTTTGCGGATGCTTTGGGCGAGGCTGAACTGATGGGGCATGTGGTCTTCGTGCCGCTCTTATTGCGCTGGATGGAATTGCATCGCGTTGGCGAAGCCCGTCGAGCATGGCACATTGCTCCCAACGAGAACATCCTGACGGGAGGTGAACATGGCTGGTGTGAAACAGGCGCGGGATGGGACGGTCGGCATCCTGACACTGAACGAGCCGGACAGACTCAACGCGATGACGCCCGACCTGCTCGGCGCGCTCGCAAAGGCGATCGCCGAGATGACGGCGGACGAGGGCATTCGTGCCCTGGTGCTGACCGGCGAGGGGCGCGGCTTCTGCTCCGGCCAGAATCTCAAGGCATCGGAGGCGCTCGGCGAGGACATCGCCGCCGGCGTGATGCGCTTCTACTGGCCAGCCTTCAAGGCTTTGCGCGAATGCCGCGTGCCTGTTGTGGTCGCCGTCAACGGCGTTGCGGCCGGCGGCGGTTTCAGCCTCGCGATGGCCGGCGACATGATCGTTGCCGCGCGCTCGGCAAGCTTCATCCAGGTGTTCAGCCGCATTGGCCTGGTGCCCGATCTCGGCTCGACGTGGCTGTTGCCGCGGCTGATCGGGCGGCAGCGCGCACTCGAACTAATGCTGTTCAACGAGCCGCTTTCGGCCGAGCGCGCCCACGCGATCGGCCTGGTGCGGCAGGTCGTCGACGATGCGAACCTGATGGAAGAAGCGCTCAAGCTCGCCCATCGTCTTGCCGTGGGGCCGACCCGGGCGCTAGTCGCAACCCGCGCGCTGATCGAGGCGAGTGAGCACGCGGGCTACGAGCAGCAGTTCCGCCGCGAAATCGAGACGCAGGCCGTCATCCGCAAAAGCGCCGACGCCCTCGAAGGCCGCAACGCCTTCGTCGAAAAGCGCAAGGCGCAGTTTACCGGACGCTAATTGTTCTCCTCCTTCACCGCTCGCCGCAAGCGGGGCGAGGGAGTTCGCTAGCCTTTGATCCTCACGAACACGTCCTCAATCGGCGTCGGCGCTTCCACGTTAAAAATCTCATGCAGCACCTGGCGCAGCTCGTCGGCAGAGTCGATGTTGCGCTCGTTTCGCACCTCGCCTTCGCGGGCCTCGACGATTAGGCGGCGGTTCACCAGCCTGTAGCGCGCGTCAATCGCGACGCGTTCCAGGATCAGGGTGCTGGTGAAGGGCGTCACCGAGCTCGTCGCAGTGAAATAGCTGCCAAGCTCGTAGTCGGAGGCAAGCTGCGGCGCGAGGTCGAATACGTACATGGTGCGCCAGCCGGCGGGCTGCCTTGCATTGACCCAGAACCGGCCGTCCCTTTCGTCGAAGCGGAACGTGCCCATCGCGGTCCGCTGCTCCACATCGGTTGCGAGCCGGAGCGGCGCATCGAGCAGGCAGGCACCGAACCCGACATCGGCGATGTAAGGCCCCTCAGCCAGATCGACTTTCAGCAGCATGTGGGTTTTTGGCCCCAGCGGGCTCTCGGGTGGTGCCATCCAGCGCACGCGCCCGGCAAGGCCGGTCACCGCAAAGCCGATCTGTTCGAGCGCGGCCCGGAACAGCGCGTTCTGCTCGAAGCAATAGCCGCCGCGCCTGCTCTCGACGAGCTTGGCCTGCACCGAGGGAAGATCGAGCAGCACCGGCCGGCCCAGCAGCGGATCCATGCCCTCGAACGGAATCGTGTTGACGTGAGCCGCATGGAGGGCGGCGAGCGTCGCCAGATCCGGCTTCAGCGCACCGCGATAACCGATCCGGGCCAGATAGTCGTCCAGCCGAAATTCATTCGACATGACCTCGTTCCCCTGCTGCCAAGTCGGCCGGCAAGGTAGTCAAGGCCGCCCGTTCCCGAAAGGAGATAGCCTTTCGAGGACGTCGCGAAAAGACGAAGTTGTGCGGTTTGATCCGACCCTTGGCGCCTAAAGCGCGCCGGCCTGGAGACGGGCTTGACGCTTGGCGTGCCATTTCGGGCCGGGGCCGCGCATGTAATGCAGCTCGGGCCGATAGGGATCGCCGGCGACCCTGATCAGCGTGTGCCACTTGGCCACGATGATTCCGAGGTGCTGGCGAAGAGCCGAGAATGACGATTGAGCGAGCAGCATGACACGAACCTCAGTGAGGCCTGCCAAGCATCGACGTGAAGGGGAGATCAAAAATCTCCTCGCCGTCGTCGTCGCTGACATGCAGCACCCAGTCGCGCCAGTCTTCGCCGCCAGGCGTCCGGATCATCGATTGCATAATCTGAGCGGCACGGTCGCGCGCCTCAGTGAGGTTCGATACGGCTGCGCCGTAGCGATCGATCAACATGCCGTCGGTATTGGAACAGTGGAAAAACACTTGGACCATATCCGCCTCCTGTAGAGAGCGATTCGGACGCTACCGAACCGAATACCATCCGGAGGCGCCGAAAAATATTCGGGCCAACCCGGTAAGGGAATCTACGGAAGTTCCGTCGGGTCGTCGGAGAAGGCGGTTCTATCACAGGCCGGTGAAGCCTCGCTGGACGGCGCCGCGGCGACGTGGAACTCTCGGTTTTGCAAGGATATTTTGGGAGCCCGCGGTGAATCGTCCGATACTCTTCTGTGATTTTCGTCTCAGTGATCGCGTCGGCCGGCTTTCCCTTGCAGTCGCACTGGTCGCAACGGCGCTCGGCTTGGCGTCGCCGGCCTCGTCCGAGCCCGTGCGCAGGAGCGGTTATGCGATCGGCACCGAATCATGCGGCGGTGGCGATCTCGCCTTTCCCCGACTCCAGATCGACATGAAGCCGGGATTCTGCGCGGGCCTTGTCGCGAGCGAGGAGGACCATCTCAGGTTTCCACGCTCGATTGTCCAGATTCCGGGCCGCGAGCTGTTCGTGGTCGCTGACATGGCCGGCTGGGGTCACATGGACGGCAAGCTTTTGCTGCTCGATCCGCGCGCGGCCGCCGGCAGCCGTTTCAAGGACCTGTTGACCGGGCTCGAATATCCCTTCGGTCTCGTGATCGGTCCGGACAAGAAGCTCTATGCGTCCACTGCGGACACGATCTTCAGGTTCGATCCGCTTGCCGACAATCCGCGCGGCACGGTCGAGACTATCATCAGGCATTTGCCCGGCGTCCGCATCACGCTGCCGGATGGCACAAAGCTCCAGGAGAGCGCCCATCCGATGAAGCAATTCGTCTTCGATCGCAACGGCCGCCTGTTCGTCAATGTCGGATCGCACAGCGACGATTGCATCACGCCGGCGCCGATCACAAAGCCCTGTGCCGCGGCCGAAGGGGCCTCCGCGCTCGCGTCGATCTGGCTGTTCACGCCGCCCGCCGGCGGTGTCTTCCCGGCCCTCAAGCCGAACGATGCCAATCCGCCGCACGAGGTCTATGCGCGCGGCCTGCGCAACTCGATGGCGCTCGCGCTGCATCCGCAATTTCCTGATCCGGGCTACGCCTTCCTGCAAGGCGAGAACGGCCGCGATCTCCCCGACATCTTCAAGCCGAACGAGGAGATCAACGCAATCGAGCCGGGCAAGCACTACGGCTGGCCCTATTGCTACGATCTCACGACGCCGAGCCCCGAATTCCGCACCGTGCTGCAATCCGGCGTCTACAAGAATCTCTGCACCGCAAATCCGCTCTACAAGCAGCCGTTCTCGCTGCTGCCGCCGCACGGCGCGCCGCTCGGCATGCTCTATTATCACGGCGGCAAATTCCCCGAGCTCGAAGGCAAGCTGCTGGTCGGCCTCCACGGGTATCGCCCGACCGGCAGCCGGCTCCTGATCTACGACGTCGATGAGCGCGGTTTTCCCAGGCCGAGCCCGCCGCCGGTCCGCTACCACGTCAGTTGCGACGCGCAGCCGTCGCGCAGTTTTCAGACCGACGCCGGAGAGGTCGCGGCCGCGCCCTTCGACGAGCTGATCGCCGGCTGGCACCGCGTCAACGGCGCGCGCCCACAGGGAGCGCCGGTCGGCATGACGGTTGCGGAGGATGGCGCGATCTGGCTGGTCGAGGACAAGAACAAGACGGTGATCCGGATCGATCGCGCCGCCGGCGATCCGCCCGCGCCGCTGCCCTGCGACACGCGCAGCCCCGCACTGATCGATCAGTTGGCGCTCTTCGTCGCCAGGGACGCGCAAAACCGCGACCGGCTGACCAGCATCCGCAAGGGCATCGTCGAAAAGCATTGCATGGGCTGTCACTCGGACTTCGGTCTGAAGCAGGGCCAGTCCGAGGCCGACAAGGACCAGGCCGCGCTGCGCTTCATGCTGGGGCAGGACGGCTGGGTCTACCCCGGCGATCCCGAATCGGGCCGGCTGCGCACGCGGCTGCGTGGCCTCGGTGCAGAAAAGCTGATGCCGCCCGGCGGCGAGAACCTGCCGAAGACCGAGCCCGGTTACGCCCGTCTTCTCGATGTCGCGGACATGCTGGTCGCAAGAATGATTCCGGGAACGCGGATGCGCATCAAGCCCGGCCCGCCCGATCGCGATTTCTTCTCCAGGACCAACAAGAAATGCGGCGAAATACCGGCGAATAAGGTCGTTGTCGTGACACAAAGGAGCGCTGTAGACAGGCCCGGCTTCAGCCGGTTCTTCCGGCCGGCCGACCCTTTCCTCAACGGCGATTGTACCGACGACGATGGCTATTACATCCGGCAGGAACTTTTGGTGCCTGTGCAGTAGTGTCCTTGTTCTGATCGCTGCGTCACCGCCTGTGATCGCTGCGTCTTCGTCGGCGCGAGCCGAACAGAAACTGTTCGAAGCTGCGCAGGTGACACCCGCCGGTGAATACACCTTTGGCATCGAAGGTCCCGCGGCGGATCTCGCCGGCAATCTCTACGTCGTCAACTTCAGCAAGCCCGGCACGATCGGCCGGTTGCCCGCGGCGGGCGCGGCGTCCGAACTGTTCGTCGATCTTCCCGAGGGCAGCGTCGGCAATGCCATTCGCTTCGATCGCGAAGGCACGATGTTCGTGGCCGACTACAAGAAGCACAACATCCTTGCGATTGGACGCGACGGCGCCGAGCCGACGGTCTGGTTTCACTCCGACCAGATGAGCCAGCCGAACGACATCACCATTGCCCGCGATGGCACGATCTATGCGAGCGACCCGAACTGGAAGGGACGGGAAGGGCACATCTGGCGCATCGCCAAGGCGGCCGATGGTTCGGTCCAGGGCGAGATCATGGCCGCGCCGCGCGCCATGGGCACCACCAACGGCATCGATCTGAGCCCCGATGGCAAGACACTCTATGTCGGGGAATCCTCGAGCGGCCAGGTCTGGTCCTACACCATCCGCGGCAACGAGCTTGTGGATGCAAAGCTCGTCAAGAGCTTCGAGCCCAACACCATCGACGGCCTGCGCACCGACGTCGGCGGCCGTCTGTTCATCGCGCGCATCCTGAAGGGCACGATCGCGCTCCTCAGGCCGAACGGCATGGTCGAGCGGGAAATCGCCCTGAAGGCCAAGGAGCCGACCAACCTCGCCTTCGGCGGCAAGGACGGCAAGACCGTCTTCGTGACGCAGCGCCAGGGCGGCTTCATCGAGTCCTTCCGTACCGACCAGGAAGGCCGCGAGCACTGCCTCCAGCGCGGGCGCTGCTGAGCGAAAAGCTCCGCCGCCCGAGCAGGGCAGGCGCGTGAGGTGCGGCATTCTTCTGGCTTGCATCCGGCCGTCGCGGGGATCAAGACATTGTCAGGTCCTGATCCACGTCGGAGTGCTCTGTGAAAGCCGTTTATACCGAACTGCACCGCAGCCACGATCCGCAATTCTTCCTGGTCCGCGGCGTCGTCAAGCGTACCACCGAGCAGCCCGAGCGTGCCGACCGGCTGCTGTCGGGGCTGAAGGCGGGCAAGCACCAACTGGTCGAGCCGACCAAGTTCGGCCAGGGACCGCGGGCGCGCATCCATAGCCCTGAATATCTCTCTTTCCTCGCCGAGGCCTGGGACGCCTGGACTGCGCTCGGCGATTCCGGCCCGGAGATGATCGGCAATATCCACCCCGTGCGCCACGCCGCGACCTATCCGACCCATATCGTCGGAAAGCTCGGCTGGCACACCGCCGACACAGCAGCCCCGATCGGACCGGGCACCTTTGCTGCGGCGTGCGCGGCGACCGATGTCGCGACCACGGCGGCGCAGCTCGTCATGGATGGCGAAGACGCCGTCTATGCACTATGTCGGCCACCCGGCCACCACGCCTATCGCGACATGGCCGGTGGCTTCTGTTTCCTCAACAACAGCGCGATCGCGGCCGCGCATCTGCGCACGAAGCACGAGCGCGTCGCGATCCTCGATGTCGACGTCCATCACGGCAACGGCACGCAAGGCATCTTCTACGAACGCCCCGACGTCTTCACCGTGTCGATCCACGCCGATCCGATCGCCTATTATCCCTATGTGTGGGGCTACGCCCATGAGCGCGGCGCGGGCCCGGGCCTCGGCACCAATCTCAACATTCCCTTGCCGATCGGCACCGGCGACGATGGCTATATACAGGCGATGGATCTGGCGAAGAAGGCGATCGATGCGTTCGCGCCGACTGCGCTGGTCGTGGCGCTCGGCCTCGATGCGTCCGAGCACGATCCGCTCAAAGGACTTGCGGTGACGACGCCCGGCTTCCGCCGCATCGGTCAGGCGCTTGCGCGCATGGGCCTGCCGACCGTGCTGGTGCAGGAGGGCGGCTATCTCTCTGATATCCTCGGGCAGAATCTCACATCGGTGCTGGCGGGATTCGAAGAAGCGCGCTGAGACGGCCGACGTGGTGTTTCAAAACAACCCGCTTGTCGCAAGCGCCTTGCAGACGTGCTGCATCTCGGCCTCGTCCGACACCATGTCGAGCATGATCGTGGTCAGGCCCTTGGCGGCAAAGCTCTTCAGCTTCGCGCCGATCTCGGCGTAGCTGCCGACGAGATAGGGGCAGTCGGCCTGGAAGGTCAGGAAGGGAAGCAGCCAATAGCCGTTGTTGTGAAGCTCTGCGCTCTGGCCTTCGTACAGCTTTCGTTTCCAGACCGAGTCGGTGTTTCCCATCGTTAGAGTCAGGAGCTCGCGATTGTCCGGATCGTCGCGAAAGCGCAGCAAAGCCGCCCGCCGCGCCTCGTCGCGTCCCTCGCGCGCGAATATCCCAAAATTCATGCCTGGTGCGTTGAGGCCGTTCTCGAGATCGGGCGGCAGCATCTGCATCTTGATGCAGCCGGTCTCTCTTGCGACGCGCTGTGCGGCCTCCGATTGACCGGCGATCAAAAATTCCGGCATCAGGCCGGTCGCGAGCCGCGGGCGGAGCTGAAGATTGGAAGCCGTGTAGAACTTGCCCTGGAAATTGACCGGCCGCGGGCTCGACAGCAACTGCCGCATCAGCTCGACGAACTCGCCGAGCCGGACGTAGCGATCGCCATGGGACTGGTCGTCGCCAAGCCCCTGCAGGTCGCTCATGGCCGTGCCCGTGATCATGTTGAGATAGACCTTACGGCCGTAGAGCTGTGCAAAGGAGGAGACGAATTTTACCGCCGTGAACGGGTGCATGTAGACCGGGTTGACGGCGATCAGCGGCGAACTCCGCTCGGTGTTCGCCATGATATGCTGGGCCATCGCCCACGGCTCGACGAACACGTCGTTGCCTTCGAACAGCAAAAGACCCTCAAAACCGTTGCGGTCGGCGAATTCTGCGACCTGCATCAGCTCGCCGATGTATTTCGAGGGATCGCGGTTGCGCGAAATCGCCGGAAAGATCCGAAGCCGCGGTGTCGTCATCCCGGCGCTCCCGGTCGTGGAGGAAGAGGCGAGTGTGTCCTGATGGCAAGGCCGCCGGCGACGCCCGAGCCATCGGCGACCGCGAGGCGGTGGACTGGCGACGGCGAGCTCTGGGTGAAGCGCCACTTCCGGGGATCGTCGTCGATCTCGGGATCGAAATGGATTCCGACGCCATCAGCGCCAAGCCGCATCGAGAACCGGTCGAGCGGAAGAAGGTGCAGGCCGATACCCCGCGCCTTCAGATAGGCCTCCTTCAGCGTCCAGTAATCGAAGAAGCGGCTGACGAATT from Bradyrhizobium arachidis carries:
- a CDS encoding SMP-30/gluconolactonase/LRE family protein; protein product: MAITSGRNFWCLCSSVLVLIAASPPVIAASSSARAEQKLFEAAQVTPAGEYTFGIEGPAADLAGNLYVVNFSKPGTIGRLPAAGAASELFVDLPEGSVGNAIRFDREGTMFVADYKKHNILAIGRDGAEPTVWFHSDQMSQPNDITIARDGTIYASDPNWKGREGHIWRIAKAADGSVQGEIMAAPRAMGTTNGIDLSPDGKTLYVGESSSGQVWSYTIRGNELVDAKLVKSFEPNTIDGLRTDVGGRLFIARILKGTIALLRPNGMVEREIALKAKEPTNLAFGGKDGKTVFVTQRQGGFIESFRTDQEGREHCLQRGRC
- a CDS encoding LLM class flavin-dependent oxidoreductase — protein: MTTPRLRIFPAISRNRDPSKYIGELMQVAEFADRNGFEGLLLFEGNDVFVEPWAMAQHIMANTERSSPLIAVNPVYMHPFTAVKFVSSFAQLYGRKVYLNMITGTAMSDLQGLGDDQSHGDRYVRLGEFVELMRQLLSSPRPVNFQGKFYTASNLQLRPRLATGLMPEFLIAGQSEAAQRVARETGCIKMQMLPPDLENGLNAPGMNFGIFAREGRDEARRAALLRFRDDPDNRELLTLTMGNTDSVWKRKLYEGQSAELHNNGYWLLPFLTFQADCPYLVGSYAEIGAKLKSFAAKGLTTIMLDMVSDEAEMQHVCKALATSGLF
- a CDS encoding histone deacetylase family protein encodes the protein MKAVYTELHRSHDPQFFLVRGVVKRTTEQPERADRLLSGLKAGKHQLVEPTKFGQGPRARIHSPEYLSFLAEAWDAWTALGDSGPEMIGNIHPVRHAATYPTHIVGKLGWHTADTAAPIGPGTFAAACAATDVATTAAQLVMDGEDAVYALCRPPGHHAYRDMAGGFCFLNNSAIAAAHLRTKHERVAILDVDVHHGNGTQGIFYERPDVFTVSIHADPIAYYPYVWGYAHERGAGPGLGTNLNIPLPIGTGDDGYIQAMDLAKKAIDAFAPTALVVALGLDASEHDPLKGLAVTTPGFRRIGQALARMGLPTVLVQEGGYLSDILGQNLTSVLAGFEEAR